In Anthocerotibacter panamensis C109, the sequence GGGGTGCTTTTGGTCGAGCCTGCACTCACCGTGGTGGATACTACCGCTCAGGTGCTGGGTTATCGCCTCACCTGCTTTGTGCCGACAACTCAGAAAGGGACTTCACTTGCGCTCAGCAGTGACGCCTACTTGCTGAGCCCTGCCAATTGACATCCTCACCTGGCTGAAGCCATGGTGATTCCTAAACCTCACGATATGGCCTGCGGCCACGCAGGGCTATTAGGTTTCTGTTTCCTCCCATTGCTGGGGTTGCTTACGCACGCCCCAATGGGTCTACGCAACTGCCTCCACTCTCTAGGAGTTTTTTGGTCTTATGTTCGCTCCACAGACTTCAAGCTTTAACCCGCTTTCCCGGATGCCCCATGGCCCGCGGCCACGCAGGGCTATCGGTATGGGTCGGGGCAGACTTGGTTATCGTCCACCCCGCATTCAAGTTATCGCGCTCACACGGCTTTGTAAAGCCGTCCTAGAAGGACGGGGTCTTATACCCATTTCACTCGATAAAAAAAGCCTTGGGTGAATACCCAAGGCCGGATGGAGTTTGAGCCGCTAAGGGGAGATTTTGACCACCTCATTTTTCAGAATCCCAGGTCCATAGTCTGGGATGTTCGCTGGTGGAGGCGGTACGAAGCCTTGGGCGCGGTCAATATCCGCCCCATAGCTGGGCAAGCGTTGGATCTGTGGCGTGACTAGGGCTAGCAGCACCTGGTCCTGGTTGTTCACGCTCACCGAACGGAATAGACCTCCTATCAAGGGGAGGTCTCCGAGCAGAGGCAGTTTAAATTCGGTCTCCGAGTGGGTGCGCCGGTTGGTCCCCGCCAGTGCCACTGTCCCCCCGTTTTGGACGATTACCGACGGATAATTCACATTGGTCTCATCAATGACCAATTCGTTGCCGCTGCCGGTGAAGTTGCTCACCCGGACATTCAGGTTGAGCCGCACATACCCCTCGGACGGCAAGACCTCCGGGATTAAGTTCACGCTTGTTCTGATCGGCACCTCCTGGAACGTTTGTAGCGTCGTTGTGGCTGCCCCTGTGACAGCGCCGGGTACCCGGACCCTGATGGTTCGTTCTACGGTCGCTGATTGCCCATTCGTGACGACGACATCCTGGTCCAATAGGGTCTCCGACCGGCCCTGCGTCTCCAAAAGTTGGAGCTGGGCCAGAAAGGTTCCGATTGCCAGCGTCCCCAAAGCACCGGGAGCAGCCACTATGGTGTTCACCGTGCTACTGAGAGGATTGCCCGTAGCTGTCACGCCGGGAGCTGTTCGGTTCAGTCCGACGAACGCCTGCGCATTGAGCACTGGGTTCCCCTGGCTGTCGAACAATCCAGTCCCCTGGTTAATGCTGTAGGTCAGCCCCCGGTCTACTGCGTCGCTGCGGTTCACAAGGACGAGTCGGACCCGTGCGTTCACTTGATAGGGACTCTCTTCGCCTCCAACTACCAGCCAGCCTGTTCCTGGTTGGCGATACACGCGCAGATTGAGTGCTGCGACGAGTGAGCGTAGCGCTATTTGAGGATCTTTTGCAGACAAAGTATTGTATGAGCACTCGCTTTCGGCCCTGCCTCCCTGACCCCCTGCTCCTGGAGTTCCCTGGGCGGAATTAATAAACAGTACAGGAGTTCCCGCAAGTTCTCCGACCCGTCTTATCAAATCTCCACAGGAGGTACTCCGCGCAAAAAGCTGAAACTTGTTTGGCGTGGAGGTGGTGGTTCGCTGGGGCTCTGTGGTCGGCAGGATAGAGGGAGGAGATGGTGGATCTGCTGTACGGACCTGTGCCTGTACTGGCAGAGTTAGCAAGCCAAGCAACAGCAGGATGGGGATTTTCATATTTACCTCAAGGTGCTCTAAATAAAAGTATTGATTTTTAACCAGCATTCCACAGGCTGAGGGTTATTCAGAATCATCATGAGCTGCATGGGACAGATAGTAAAATTTTTTCTCAAACTCAATTTCTAAGGTTGGGGCCATCCCCCACAAACCATAATTACTAAGGTAGGTTCTGATGAAAAAGCAAATCCAGTCCGGTGTGCTGACAGCCGTCGCTACCCTTACCCTCCTAGGAGGGATGGCTGCCCCTGCGCACGCAGCTCAAGGGGGTATCAATTTCAGCAGCCCAATTGCCTTCTTGCTGAAATTCTTCGGCTTGGGCGATCCCCAGCCTCTCCTGTCCTGTGCCGGAACTGCGAACAGTGGCACTACGAAGTGTGTACCTGTCAAATAATCGTTGAGCTATCACAGTTCTCTGCAATTTGGGGCAAGCCTTCTTGCCCTTTTTTAGTCGCAGGTGACTCCATCTCAGCGTCGGCTAATTGTGCCTGGAGCCGAGATAGCGCAGCTCTACACGCCTGCAATTGTGCCTCAAGCTCACTCGCTACCTGCTTCCAGGTGGGCTTGGCCTCCTGGCCTTGTTTCTGTTTGAGTTGTTGCATGGCCCGGTATAGTTTTAATTCTCCACTCACTACCGCCTGATATAGGGCTGTATCCTGTTCACGCAGAGCCTTTAGAGCCTTTACATACTGACTATTTGTGCCTACCAGCTTTGCTACTGTTTGAGTCGCCCGACCCTGGGAAAAATTTTTCCCAGGGTCTACCTCGACCGCTCTTCCTGCCCTCTCCCGCTTGCGGGCCTCTGCCTCGAAAATGGGCAGCAAATTGAGAGCCAAGACCACCCGATGGATAGGCGTCAGCTTACGGGGGTTGTACTTCTGGAGCGACAGAACAAACAGAATTAAATCTGCTTCGCCTTGCCCGGTCCAGACTCGAAACTCGGGGTCTATACCCACCTCCTGGTACGCGAGGTATAGGTCACGGCGTTCAAGGCACAGGCCCTGTTGGTCGGTCCACAGGGGCTCGATTATCCCTTTCTTTAGGTTGAGGATCACGGCATTGAACTCCTCCGGTAACATCGGAGGAAAAATGTCACAGATGGGGTGGAACGCAATAGCCGGAGAAGACGGCTCCTGAGTCAAGACAGACGCCAGATGATGCTCGACATTCCCGACCTCCAGACTTCCGTGATCCATAGAGCGCTGGGTGATGTGAAATCGCTCCTTACGGCGGTGACGGCCCAGGTCTCTACCACTGGAGCTTGCAGTGAGCATTGGGGTGTACCTACTCCCACTCCAGCAAACTTTACAGGATTAGGCAAAATTTAGTCAAGTCTCAAAATTATTTTCCATAAACCTTATCTCCACAAGGTTTATGGAAAATGTTTAGAGGACTGAAAATCCTCGTGTCGCCGGTTCAAGTCCGGCTCCTGGCAATCACCATCCACATGTACAAACCTGGGATGCTCCAGCGCTACCCGGTCTATCCGATAGCATCCCTATAGGCAATCCATTTCTCTTGACCTCACGTAATTGGGTTGTGAGAGTGATACCCTACACGTTTTGCCTGAGAGCTGTCATGGTTGAGAATCTTGTCATCATTGGCTCAGGACCGGCGGGCTACACCGCTGCTATCTATGCTGGACGCGCTCACCTCCAACCGTTGGTTTTTGAAGGTTTCCAAGCAGGAGGAGTGCCCGGTGGACAATTGATGACGACTACTGAGGTTGAAAACTTCCCCGGATTTCCTGATGGGGTCCAGGGGCCAGAATTGATGCATCGGACCCGTCTTCAGGCTCAACGCTGGGGTGCACGGCTTGTGGGCGAAGACATTACTTCCGTGGACTTTAGTAAGCGGCCCTTCAGCATCACGGGTGATGATATTCAAGTAGAAGCTCACGCCGTCATCCTTGCGACCGGGGCCACCGCTCGCAGGCTCCACCTGCCTGGAGAAGAGGAATTCTGGAACAACGGTATCTCCGCCTGCGCCATCTGTGACGGGGCAAATCCCTTATTTGCGGGGGCTGAGGTAGCCGTGGTTGGCGGTGGAGATACTGCCTGCGAAGAGGCTCAATTCTTAACCAAGTACGCCCGTACGGTCCACCTGTTGGTACGGCGTGACCAACTGCGCGCGTCCAAGGCGATGCAGGAACGGGTTTTGAGCCACCCTAATATCCGCATCCATTGGCAAACCCAGCCGATTGCTGCGCAGGGAGATAGCGTTCTGAAATCCCTCCAACTCCAGAACACTCAGACCCAAGAAGTCACCCAATTGGCCGTAGGTGGGCTTTTCTACGCCATCGGTCACCAACCCAACACCGGACTATTTCAGGGTCAGGTGCACTTGGATGAGCAGGGCTATGTGGAAACCTGGGGCAAATCCACTGCCACGAGCGTCGAGGGCGTCTGGGCGGCTGGGGATGTCCAAGACCGTCGCTACCGTCAGGCAGTCACTGCCGCTGGGACTGGCTGCATGGCAGCTCTGGAAGCTGAACACTGGCTCTCCTGGAACGCCCTTGTTCAGCCCCAAATACTTTCCACTGTTCTTTAGGAGATAGACCTCATGAGTTCAACACCAGCCAATGTCTACATCGGTGGTAGTGCCTTTCAACAGCTCCAACAGTCCAGCACTGGACTGATTTTGGTGGATGTGGTCGCTCCTCACTGCGCTTCTTGTGAAACCCTCAAGCCTGTCCTCCATGACTTAGCCGCCCAACATCCCGATAGCTTGAATCTGGTCCAGATTGACATGAGTGAAGACCCGGATCTAGCCATTGAATTGGGGGTCCGCAGTGCACCCACCGTGGTTTTCATCAAGGGTGGGAAGCTCCTGACACGGATGGCTGGTCTCAAGCCCAAGAAACAATATCTGGAGACAGTCCAGCAGTACCTCTAAATCTTGGTCTATGCTGTCGCTCGCCTGCCCTGAACTAAAAAGCTTTGCAGCCGGAGCGCATCTCAATCTGTTGCATCGTTCACTGGAGCATTTGGTCATGACACGTCTTGAAGAACGCCCTCAGGGTACTGAGCCTGGGACATCCAAATCTACAGGCATCCCAATTTGGCTCTATATAACGCTGGGGTTGGTGGTAGTGGGGGTAGGTCTGGTCACCGTTGGACCTGTCTCCAAAAGCATTGAACACCTGATTTCAGCAATAGAGAACACGTACCAGCAGTGGTTCCAGAATCAGGATACCAATCAGCCCATTATTCTGCTTCCGCTAGCTTTTGCCGGGGGCTTGATCGCCAGTATTTCGCCTTGTATCCTGGCCCTTTTGCCCTTAAATCTGAGCTACATCGGCACTCGGAATATCACCTCGCGCTGGGATGCCTTCCTCAAAGCCGGGGCTTTTGTGCTGGGGGCGGTCACGGTGTTGAGTTTGTTTGGGTTGTTCTCCTCTTTTGCCGGAGCGGTAATTGTCGATTACAAAGGCTATATCAATGTCGGGGTAGGGTTGATTATCCTGGTCATGGGCTTGAGCCTGCTGGAGGTCATTCGCATTCCACTGCCTGAGGTAAATCTGGACCTGCCGATTGCCGGACCTTTTGGCGTGGGTTTCACCTTTGCTCTAGTCAGTTCTCCTTGTGCAAGTCCGGTCCTCTTTGCGGTCTTGGCAGCGGCAGCGGCTACGGGTTCACAACTGCTGGGCACGCTCACCATGGTCAGCTATGCTCTCGGTTACACCGCAGTAATCTTTGTCTCCAGCCTCTTTACTGGACTGGCGAAGCAAGCGGGGGGGCTGCTCAACTATTCCAAGGTCATCATTCAAGTTGGGAGTATCGCGCTACTTTTGACAGGGGGCTACTACCTGACGGTCGGGGCACTCTGGTTCTTGTAGGGGTCGCGTATCAAGGGGGCAACACTCCGCCCCCTATTGATTTAGTGCTTGTTCGCAAGTAACTTGTTGATCTATTTGCTCTCTAGGGTTCAAAAATCTGAGACGATAGGTCTGCACGGAGGGAGCCCCTAATGATAAAAGTCTATGACCTCGCTGGAGCTGAGGAGGATCTGCGGTTTAGCCCCAACTGTTGGCGTGTGAAGATGGCGCTCAAGCACAAAGGGCTTACGTTCGAGGCTATCCCCTGGCGGTTTGTAGAGAAAGATGCGATTGCCTTCTCCGGTCAGAAGACGGTCCCGGTACTCGTCGATGGGGACCAAACCATCATTGATAGTTGGAGTATTGCCTGCTACTTGGAGGCTGCCTATCCAGAGCACCCTAGTCTCTTCGGCGGGTCCGTAGGGATGGGCACAGCCCGATGGGTGAAATTTTGGTGCGAGCAGGAACTCCATTCCATCCTTTTTAAAATAATCCTGCCTGACCTTTTTGAACGCCTACACGAAAAAGACAAGCCCTATTTTCGGCAGACGCGCGAAGCCCGCTTTGGCAAAACTTTGGAGCAGATAGCCGAACCCACTACAGAAGCAGTAGCTACCCTCCGCAAGCGTCTCTCCCCGCTACGGGCGACGCTGGAGCAACAACCTTATCTAAGCGGCGTGCAGCCCAGCTTTGCTGACTATCTTATCTTTGGGGCCTTAATGTGGGCGCGATCAGTCTCTCCCATCCAACTTTTGGAGCCCACCGACTCAGTCTATCTTTGGCGTGACCGGCTCCTTGATAGCTTTGACGGGTATGCCCGCAGCGCACCGGGTTATCCCAGCTAAATTCTTAGCAGTTTTCCTCACATCTTTTGAGCGACCCGCGAAGCTTCTTGGGCATAGTGGCAGACGGCCCAATGTTCTTCACTGATCTTGATACGGGGCGGGACGGTGGTGCCACATAGTTCGGTAGCCATGAAGCAACGAGGATGAAAGGGGCAGCCGGAGGGTGGGTTGATGGGGCTAGGGACATCCCCGGTCAGGCGGATGCGTTCGGCCTTGGGGGTGCTAGAGGCTTCTGGGATCGCAGAGAGCAGGGCTTGGGTATAGGGATGTCTCGGGTCACAGAACAGTTGTTCGGTGGGGGCTTGCTCAACGATCCGTCCTAGATACATCACCGCCACTTCATCACATAGATGCCGGACTACGGAGAGGTCATGGGAGATAAAAAGCAGCGTCAGCTTAAATTTCTCTCGCAGATCGATGAGTAGATTTAAGACCTGGGCCTGGATGCTGAGATCCAGGGCGCTTACGGGTTCGTCACAGACTAAAAATTCCGGGTTCACCGCCAGTGCGCGGGCGATGCCGATGCGCTGGCGCTGACCGCCGGAGAATTCATGGGGATAGCGCTCTACCATGCCGACGGGAAGACCCACGGTCTCCAGGAGTTCGCGGACCCGATTCATCCGTTGGGCTTTAGTCAGGTTCTTGAGGTGAATCGACATACCCTCGGCGATGGTGTCTCCAATGTTGATCCGTGGGTTGAGTGAACTGTAGGGGTCCTGGAAGACGATCTGCGCTTTAGCCCGAAAGGCGAGTAGCTCTGCATCTGTGGCTTGGAGCATATCTTTGTCATCAAAGAGGATCTGTCCCCCGGTAGCCGGGACCAAGCTCAAGACCGCTTTGCCCACCGTGGTTTTGCCACAGCCGGATTCCCCGACCAGACCGAGGGTTTTGCCTCTAGGGACGGTAAAACTTACGCCATCCACCGCTTTCACCGAACCGACGACCTGACGTAAAACACCTTTGCGGATCGGGAAGTGGACTTTGAGGTTCCGCACATCGAGTAAGAGCTTGGTCTTGGTCAGCACATCAGACACGGGCATTTACCTCCGTATAGAGATGACAGGCGACGCGTACGCCATCCGGCTGGAGGATGAGGTCGGGCACAGTCTGGTCACAGGGTTCGGCGCGATGGGGGCAGCGGGTGTTGAAGCGGCACCCCGGCGGGAATTTCGTCGCCTCCGGGACGGTCCCCTCAATGGTCGCAAGGCGTTGGCCCCGAGTCTGACGGCTGGGGAGGCTTGCGAAGAGGCCCTGCGTGTAGGGGTGGCGGGGGTTGTCAAAAATTTGCTTGACAGTACCGCGCTCGACGATTTTGCCTGCATACATGACAGCCACTTCATCCGCCATCTGCGCGACCACGCCTAGATCGTGGGTGATAAGTAGGAGGGCCATTCCGTATTCTTGTTGGAGGGCCTTGAGCAGGTCTAAGATCTGCGCCTGAATCGTCACATCCAAGGCGGTAGTAGGCTCATCGGCAATCAAGACCCCCGGTCTACAGGCGAGGGCAATAGCAATCATGACCCGTTGGCGCATCCCCCCAGATAATTGGTGCGGGTACTCGTCCAGACGGGCTTGAGGCTCGGGTATGCCCACTTTTTGGAGCATCTCCAGGGCGGCGTTACGGGCTGCATGGCCCTTGAGCCTCTGATGCAGGAAGATAGGCTCCATGACCTGATCTCCTACAGTGAGGACCGGGTTTAGGCTCGTGAGCGGCTCTTGAAAAATCATCGAGACCTTGAGTCCCCGGTAGCTGCGCATCTTGGGCTCCGGGAGGTCAAGTAGGTCATGACCTTCGTAGAGGATCTGACTCCCTGCCAGGACCGGTTCCCCATCCACCGATTCACCAGAGCGGACGACCCACCCGGCAGGCTTGGGAACCAAACGGATCACCGAGAGCGCCGTAGCCGATTTACCACAGCCGGACTCTCCAACTAAGGCCAGGGTCTGCCCGCGTTTGAGGTCAAAGGAAACATCGTCCACAGCCCGAGAGAGCCCGTTGCGGGTGCGGTAGTAGGTGCGGAGGTTTTTGACCTGAACAATGGGGGCCGATTCGCTCATGACACACCGGATAAGAGAGCAGCTACAGGAGCGTATTAAGCAATAGCTCAATCTTACGTTATGCCAGCAAAAACCAGGCTCTGCAAGCTCCGATAACCCAACTTAAGACAAAACTTCCTTATGCGTTTCGCGCTAAGTGTGCGCCTGTAGTCTAGACAAGAAAACCAGAAATAAACTTTAAAATGTATGATTTGAAACGAATTTGAACAGTGGCGGATGCAGGGTACCTCCAACACATGGAAATGCGCTAGGGACACTGCATCCGCATGAGTCGCGATAGGGGATTTAGGGGAGCAAATGTGCCATCAAATCATAATCAGCGCAGGCGCTATCGAACCAGAGCACAAGGCCCAACCCACCTCAACTACTTGCCACTAGCACCCACAATAAGAAAAGCTCCAGCAAGGACAACCAATATACCCGCAATTAAGGTCCAAGGGGCAGGTTCAGGCGCAGTCGCCGTGGTTAAAAACAAAAAGCCAAGCAAACTCAGACCTAATCCGCTCATATAAGTTCCTCGCATTCCGATTTCGCTCGTACTATAACGGGAGACCTCAGCGCAGGAACTCCATCTTTTGACCTATTCTCAACGCCGTACACTCCCTACTGTTTATTGTGTGGCCTCTGCCCATGGCTGGGGGCATACAACCCGGTTGGCGGCAGTGGTAGAGCGCTTGGTCACTCTTTATCCTACCCTCCCGGTCTACTTCAATACTCCGGCCCCTCAGTGGCTGGTGGATGTTCATGTCCGGGGCTGCTATCACTACCGACCCGTCGCCCTAGATGTGGGCATCGTCCAATCCAATAGTTTTGACCTGAATGAGCCAGCCACCCTCCAACGACTAGAACAACTTGTCGCAGGAGCCGAACCCCTACTCGACGCCGAAGCAGCATTCGCCCAAGAACATGGAGTCGCCCTGATTGTCGCTGACTGCCCACCCTTGGCGGTCCTGCTTGCCCAGCGCTTGGGTGTGCCCGTCTGGTACTTGACCAATTTCGGTTGGGACTTTATTTACTGTGCCTTGGGGCCGCGCTTTCAGCCTTGGGCGACGTGGGCGGAGCACCTCTATCAACAGGCTGACCTACTCCTCAAGCTACCCTTTGCCGAAGCGCTGAGCGCCTTCCCCCGCACTGAGTCTGTGCCCATAGTCGTCAACCAACCCCGCTATAGTCGCGCTGAGACCCGTGCCCAGCTAAATCTCCCGCCTGAAGCTCAAGTGGTGCTCCTGACCTTCGGTGGCCTGGGACTAGAGACGCTGCCCTATGCAAACCTGCTCGATTTCCCGGAGTGGCTATTTCTCACCACAGACCGACAGGCTCCATCCCTACCCAATCTCCGCGTAGCTGCCGGAGACCAATGGCGCATGGCCGAACTGTGTGCTGCGGCTGACCTTGCCCTCATCAAACCGGGCTACAGTACTGTTGCTGAATGCTGTGCCTGCGGGGTAACGACCTTCTGCACCGGACGGCCCAACTTTGCCGAAGCTGCCGTACTTATAGCGGGGCTCCGCGAGCAAGTCCCGCACTATATTCTTACGCCCGAACAAGTCCAACAAGGCCCTTGGACGTTTCTGAGAGCGCCCCCTCTACTGCCGCTCCAGCCTGGAACCCTGTCGTTTGATGGGGCCACAGTGGTGGCTCGCCGGATTGCCCACTTCCTTGGCTACTGAGTACTACCAAGTGGGATCGCTCAAGAGCTGCACTGTCACAGAAGTACTAGGCACTGGAGTAATACAGGAGCAGACTAGTTCTCCCCCATCGCTCAACTCAACCTCGCAGGCATGGCAGGAGCCCATCAGACAACCTGTTGGGATAAAGACACCCGCTTGGGTCGCCACATCGTAGAGTAAGTCCCCCGGCTCACACGTCACTGTAATGTCATTGGGTAAGAAACGCACCTGGACCATGAGCGGCTGCCTCGACTTCCATTCCGAGTGTAGCTTCCCTAACGCAGTGCTGCGGGCTCCGTGGAAAAACGGAGTTAAGTCTATGGAGATCCCCAGTATATTGTTTATGTAAAGCCTAAAGATACGCTGCATAAAACCCAATTGATAAGGGTAAGTTGGGTTAGTGGTCCCCCCTAAAAAGGTTGGTTGTCTTGACACACTGGGAGAAAGCAGACTCTGCCGAAAAACACATCTGTACGCTCCTAGAGCAGCGTGGTCAGGCTTATCTTGACTTGGGGCAATACGAAAAAGCCCGATTTGAATTCATGGGAGCCTTGACCGCAGCTAGGTCTCTACGTGACATCAATAAAGAGTGTGCCCTCGCCCTTGAAGTCGGTAAGTGTGAATTCAATATCCCCCATCGGATCAACAAGGCCCGTGAGTGGTTTGAGATGGCCCTCAAGCTATGTGGACTCCCTAACTTTCAAAAGGAAATCCTCCTCAAAGCCCGAGTCCTGACTTGTTTAGCAAACCTTGAAATGCGCACTGGGCACTTTGATAAGGCTCAGTCCTACTACCAGCAGGCCACTGCTGTAGCGGCTCCCTTCCCCCATATCCGGTCTCTCTGTCTACAAGGGCAGGCCGTTATGGCTATTATCTTAGAAGATTGGCAGACTGCTATTGAGCACTTAGAAGCTGCTTCTAGGGAATCAGCTACCTCGAATAGGTCAAGCCTACACTACAACTTGGGCTACTGTTACACGCAGATAGGAGCTTTTGATAAAGCTCGAGTAGAATTGCAACAAGCCCTGACTTTATCCAGTGCCGCGAAAGACAGGATGCTTAGGGCTCTTACTCAGTTCGTGTTAGGTTTAGGTTACGAGATGGAAAGACAATTAGATCAAGCTATATTTTATTATCAAGAGATCTGTAGTACGCAGCCGACCGCTGAGGCTTTGATTGGCTTGGCTCGTATTTATGCCACCTTTAAAAATAAAGAGATGCAAGCTCAGATTCTTGCAGAACAAGGTCAGCGGTTGCTAGAGAATGAACCCTTCAACTTGCTCATCGACTATACCCTGGAGTGGACGACCCTACTCCAGTTACGCCAAGCTAAAGCCTTGTCTGGGGTAAATCGCTGGCTCGTAGATGTACTTAGGTGCTTACCCCCTAATTTAAACTATTGGGATAGCCTCCCCCGTAGAAATCTTTTGCGGACAGTTAAAAACATCAGTGCTGATGAAATATCCAGCTCTTCTCCCATGGGCGTTCTGGGGATGTAGTTTTTTTACTCTTATCCCTTAACTGATGCCCAAGCAGGGTGCTCTTGAGAAGGAAAGCCTTTGTCTAGGAGTTCTTAGGTCAGGGCTTTGATTGCAAAGGTAAAGGCGGATTAGAAGCTTTATTAGTCCTAAAGGTCCCACAGGGGACAGCCCAGAGTGCCATCAAGGGATCGTCTGTGTCACTGCTAGCTGTGTAGTAGGCGCAGGCTGTGGGCATGACGACCTGCTCACAGTAAAGCTGAGCAGGCAGGTATTCGCTCAGATCAGAGCGGGTGCACAGGAAAGTCTGTTCCTCCGTGGGGGCAACTACGTCAGATTGGGAAGAGGCGGGTACGTCGGCACGGACCCCCTCCCCTAGTAATAGCAATCCCGCAACCAACATTAAGCGAATCAAGTGCATTGAGCTATTCCAGCCAGTGTTCATATAGGCTACAGTTTTTAAAATGGCGTTTCAAGTGAAAACGGTCTACGCTGAATCAGTGATTCCTACTGTGTTTACCCTACCTGGGCTCAGTGATTCTACGGAGTGGGCCTTACAGATCCCTGTACTATAGTAGGAGGCTCAATTCCCTGTCTATGTCCCCACCGTTACATAGTCCCGAATCCATCCTGCTCACGCTACAGACTTATCTAGGGCGTGCAACCCTGCCCCAGGAGATTGCTCAGTATGCCGTGCGGTGCATCGGCGAACTCCTGAAGGCTTGGCGTTGCGTTCTTGTCCAGCCCAATATCATTACCGGACAGCCTGTGGTCATGGCCGAATTTTGCCCTGACCTTCAAGACTTAGCCGCCAAAGACTGTCTGACCCGCCATGGGGCTGAAGAAGACGACCTCCTACTCTTTGAAAATATTGCGGCATCGACCGTAACGCCCGAACCAAATAGCCAAACCGCCTGCGCCAAAGACCGGCGAGAACTCTGGGACCTGCCGGGGTACCAAATTCCTCTGGTGCATCAGGGAGTCACCTATGGGTTGTTGGAGCTATATCCTTCGTGGCTCTCAGAGCGGTGCACCACGACCCATGCCACACTCCT encodes:
- a CDS encoding tetratricopeptide repeat protein, producing MVVLTHWEKADSAEKHICTLLEQRGQAYLDLGQYEKARFEFMGALTAARSLRDINKECALALEVGKCEFNIPHRINKAREWFEMALKLCGLPNFQKEILLKARVLTCLANLEMRTGHFDKAQSYYQQATAVAAPFPHIRSLCLQGQAVMAIILEDWQTAIEHLEAASRESATSNRSSLHYNLGYCYTQIGAFDKARVELQQALTLSSAAKDRMLRALTQFVLGLGYEMERQLDQAIFYYQEICSTQPTAEALIGLARIYATFKNKEMQAQILAEQGQRLLENEPFNLLIDYTLEWTTLLQLRQAKALSGVNRWLVDVLRCLPPNLNYWDSLPRRNLLRTVKNISADEISSSSPMGVLGM